From Allofrancisella guangzhouensis, a single genomic window includes:
- a CDS encoding YbgA family protein, producing MKKIPIGVSSCLVGNNVRYNGGNCHKAYITGGYANYFDYKVVCPEVAAGLGVPRPTLFLVEDTSKNLLAIKTSKIHDDITDEINSGIEKIISKLGMVYGFILRAKSPSCGVQTARVFDEQHNYTGAKVDGVFVRALRKYDPLLPLEDDGRLTDKTLRDHFLRKVFCYYDLKTTLMDCKNISQIMEYHSKHKVLLRLYNNKLKKELGNMVADNSKNSDLQTLKAKYIELFMQAIDKPVGRGAHHMALQNVLREINKRVSKSQRQYLQEILNKYKDSKVSWDVPVGIIKMYLLEAELPYLNKQSYLNPYPDDLMTI from the coding sequence ATGAAAAAAATCCCTATAGGTGTTAGTAGTTGTTTAGTTGGTAATAATGTTCGTTATAATGGTGGTAACTGTCATAAAGCATACATCACAGGGGGGTATGCAAATTACTTTGATTACAAAGTGGTTTGTCCAGAGGTTGCTGCAGGTTTGGGAGTGCCAAGACCTACTTTATTTTTAGTTGAAGATACATCAAAGAATCTTTTAGCTATAAAAACTAGTAAGATACATGATGATATAACTGATGAAATTAATTCAGGGATTGAGAAAATAATCTCTAAATTAGGTATGGTCTATGGGTTTATTCTACGAGCAAAATCTCCAAGTTGTGGAGTTCAAACAGCAAGAGTTTTTGACGAACAGCACAATTATACAGGTGCTAAAGTTGATGGTGTATTTGTTAGAGCATTGCGAAAATATGACCCATTACTGCCTTTAGAAGACGATGGAAGGCTTACAGATAAAACGTTGCGGGATCATTTTCTGCGAAAGGTATTTTGTTACTATGATCTTAAAACTACTCTTATGGATTGTAAAAATATATCGCAAATAATGGAGTACCATTCAAAACATAAAGTGTTGCTGCGTTTGTATAATAATAAGTTAAAAAAAGAATTAGGCAATATGGTGGCAGATAACTCAAAAAACTCAGATCTACAGACACTTAAGGCTAAGTATATAGAGCTTTTCATGCAAGCTATAGATAAGCCTGTAGGGAGAGGAGCTCATCATATGGCTTTACAAAATGTTTTAAGAGAAATAAATAAGAGGGTTTCAAAGTCGCAACGCCAATATTTACAAGAGATTCTTAACAAGTATAAAGACAGTAAAGTGTCTTGGGATGTTCCAGTGGGTATTATTAAGATGTATTTATTGGAAGCTGAGTTACCTTACTTAAATAAACAAAGCTACTTGAATCCTTATCCTGACGACCTTATGACAATTTAA
- a CDS encoding ATP-grasp domain-containing protein: protein MVNKTTNNISERIWGQKAIHIPNTTDIHGADLVSSFVNRYVTRTLCLLAKDHKIILPKSIEIEVKQVVEYFTEIGLSYISMDNFIFIDKVKDCYRLSTIVMNYAEQIPEFSDPSYTHLVPFTSATAIELLGIKYNKNYDLPESLSQFLNDKSFLRQMLEQKDILVPSVNIVSTISEDYVKKALEIYRKYENEGIYECAVVMPRACSGYGIHRFGSEKELRGILKLMRNVEIFMIDPWLDNIGSPAFQVCIASKKEDDICLGLSDQMLDGQTHLGNKYKSKFSDEPAVIKICDQMTEILRDMGVRGIVGVDLLIRNIDGKIIPYVLEVNARQTGAIYAGFLAYELRGGEHKPWIGHNNVLVPKGSTIKDYHGYLKSKKVDYKYGNSEGVVITCIGNLDLNNKIMILIMAETEERLEEILEIATSYI from the coding sequence ATGGTAAATAAGACTACAAATAACATCTCTGAAAGAATCTGGGGGCAAAAAGCTATCCATATACCTAACACAACAGATATACATGGAGCAGATTTAGTAAGTTCTTTTGTGAATAGATATGTTACTCGTACTCTTTGTCTACTAGCAAAAGATCATAAGATAATTTTACCAAAAAGTATTGAGATAGAAGTTAAGCAAGTTGTAGAATATTTTACAGAGATAGGTTTAAGCTATATCAGTATGGATAATTTCATTTTTATAGATAAGGTTAAGGATTGTTATAGGTTATCTACTATAGTTATGAATTATGCCGAACAAATTCCGGAATTTAGTGATCCTAGCTATACTCATCTTGTACCATTTACCTCAGCTACAGCCATAGAGTTACTAGGTATAAAATACAATAAAAATTATGATCTGCCAGAATCTCTGTCACAATTTTTGAACGATAAGTCTTTTTTGCGCCAAATGCTAGAGCAAAAAGATATATTAGTACCTAGTGTAAATATAGTTTCAACAATAAGTGAGGACTATGTAAAGAAAGCTTTAGAAATATATCGTAAATATGAAAATGAAGGTATCTATGAATGTGCCGTAGTTATGCCTAGAGCGTGTTCTGGTTATGGTATACACCGTTTTGGGAGTGAAAAAGAACTAAGAGGTATCTTAAAATTAATGAGAAATGTAGAGATTTTTATGATAGATCCTTGGCTTGATAATATTGGCTCACCTGCATTTCAAGTTTGTATAGCAAGTAAAAAAGAAGATGACATATGTCTAGGACTTAGTGATCAAATGTTAGATGGGCAGACCCATTTAGGAAATAAATATAAATCAAAATTTAGTGATGAGCCAGCTGTTATAAAGATTTGTGATCAGATGACAGAAATACTTAGAGATATGGGGGTTAGAGGTATTGTAGGTGTTGATCTTTTAATTAGAAATATAGATGGCAAGATTATACCTTATGTTTTAGAAGTTAACGCCCGTCAAACTGGAGCAATATATGCTGGTTTTCTTGCCTATGAACTACGTGGTGGCGAGCATAAGCCTTGGATAGGACACAATAACGTTCTTGTGCCAAAAGGATCTACTATAAAAGATTACCATGGATACCTTAAGTCAAAAAAAGTTGATTATAAATATGGTAATAGTGAGGGTGTAGTAATAACGTGTATAGGTAATCTTGACCTTAATAATAAGATTATGATTCTAATTATGGCTGAAACAGAAGAAAGGTTGGAGGAGATTTTAGAAATAGCAACTTCTTATATATAG
- a CDS encoding sensor histidine kinase codes for MSLNNKKESSILSFLAISFASFFMLLMLIISILGFYQIKYQTDAFSDDQLKITAQMIETILQEYPISDQNDYSKNVLADISKSFGNIKSYNENIGFTIYDRNKKKVILKTNNLPVFKKGYRDISLTVGYEWLYTNKNENHHWYTYTLETDDNKYFITIFSSHHVKDQITRQAFLRLTVLSIVAYIALIIFTYYILHIALQPLKRINKNVSKINPRKNEKLKENIVPHEIKSVVEQINSLIEKFHQTLEREKKFSGDAAHELKTPISGIKTLVEIALSSDDINEIKQKLEKIRSSADRYSHIIDQLLILNRIQPDEQIVFAKKLLVNKVLETFIAENAIKAIEKNIEISFFPCEQKLYCYSNEYLLGILFKNLISNAIKYTKDGGHVEIRSFKKDSNIIVEVKDNGIGVPPENIDRIFDRFYREVGTGEEGSGLGLAIVTEIVRLHNGKIFVKNNTDQKGITITVKIPMDYKLED; via the coding sequence ATGTCCTTAAATAATAAAAAAGAAAGTTCAATTTTAAGTTTTTTAGCAATCTCTTTTGCTAGTTTTTTTATGTTATTGATGCTAATTATTTCGATTCTTGGATTTTATCAGATCAAATACCAAACTGATGCTTTCTCTGATGATCAATTAAAAATCACTGCTCAAATGATAGAAACAATATTACAGGAATACCCGATAAGTGACCAAAATGATTACTCTAAAAATGTCTTAGCTGACATATCTAAATCATTCGGGAATATTAAAAGTTATAACGAAAATATAGGATTTACAATTTATGACCGTAATAAGAAAAAAGTCATTTTAAAAACAAATAACCTTCCTGTTTTTAAAAAAGGCTACCGAGATATTTCCTTAACCGTGGGTTATGAATGGCTATATACAAATAAAAACGAGAACCATCATTGGTATACTTATACTCTAGAAACAGATGATAATAAGTATTTTATTACTATTTTTTCAAGCCACCATGTAAAAGACCAAATAACTCGACAAGCATTTCTTAGACTTACAGTGTTATCTATTGTCGCTTATATAGCTTTGATTATCTTTACTTACTATATACTACACATAGCTTTACAGCCATTAAAACGCATAAATAAAAATGTCTCAAAAATTAATCCTCGTAAAAATGAGAAGCTTAAAGAAAACATTGTTCCTCATGAAATCAAATCTGTAGTAGAACAGATAAACTCTTTAATCGAAAAGTTTCACCAAACTCTTGAAAGAGAGAAAAAATTCTCTGGTGACGCTGCTCATGAGCTTAAAACCCCTATTTCAGGTATCAAAACCTTAGTTGAAATAGCTTTATCTTCTGATGATATTAATGAAATTAAACAGAAACTAGAGAAAATCAGAAGTTCTGCTGATAGATACTCACACATAATAGATCAACTGCTTATACTAAATAGAATCCAACCTGACGAGCAAATAGTATTTGCAAAAAAACTACTCGTTAATAAAGTTCTAGAAACATTCATCGCTGAAAATGCAATAAAAGCTATAGAAAAAAATATTGAAATATCATTCTTCCCTTGTGAACAAAAACTTTACTGCTACAGTAATGAGTACCTTTTAGGTATTCTATTTAAAAATCTGATATCAAACGCCATAAAATATACTAAAGATGGCGGTCATGTAGAAATAAGGTCCTTTAAAAAAGACTCTAACATTATAGTTGAAGTTAAAGATAATGGCATAGGAGTCCCTCCAGAGAATATCGATAGAATATTTGACAGGTTTTATCGAGAAGTTGGCACTGGTGAAGAAGGTAGTGGTTTGGGATTAGCTATCGTTACAGAGATTGTTAGGTTACATAATGGTAAGATTTTTGTTAAAAACAATACTGATCAAAAAGGCATTACTATTACTGTCAAAATCCCTATGGATTACAAATTAGAAGACTAA
- a CDS encoding TIGR01777 family oxidoreductase, whose protein sequence is MRILIAGGSGFVGTELSKYLSSTHELTLLTRTEKQTLGNYKHFITWQQLTENNIINYDIVINLCGYNIGQKRWSKTVKKKIISSRVEPTNKLIELIGNKNIWLINASAIGYYNFSKLPQDEDSHDRSYDKLNFGQEVVDQWEKCLVDSQLQRYTILRFGVVIGNGGVLEKIALPAKFGFLTIFGDGHNYMSWISAYDLSRAVEFIIANKLAAKEVFNLTAPNACQHKLLVELLRKYLAKKYIIKIPTSIVKIMFSQMGEELLLSSQNIKPMKLKSLGFVFEDLEIEKAIERYV, encoded by the coding sequence ATGAGAATCTTAATCGCAGGAGGTTCAGGCTTTGTTGGTACAGAGTTATCTAAATACCTAAGTAGCACGCACGAGCTAACTCTTTTAACTAGAACAGAAAAACAAACTTTAGGTAATTATAAACATTTTATAACTTGGCAGCAATTGACAGAAAATAATATCATCAATTATGATATTGTTATAAATCTATGTGGATATAATATTGGACAAAAACGCTGGAGTAAAACAGTTAAAAAGAAAATAATATCAAGTCGTGTTGAGCCAACAAATAAACTTATAGAGTTAATAGGTAATAAAAATATTTGGTTAATAAATGCTAGTGCGATTGGTTATTATAATTTTTCTAAACTACCACAAGATGAAGATAGTCATGATAGGAGTTATGATAAGCTTAATTTTGGTCAAGAAGTTGTTGATCAGTGGGAAAAGTGCTTAGTTGATTCTCAATTACAAAGATATACTATTCTGCGCTTTGGGGTTGTTATTGGTAATGGAGGTGTGCTTGAGAAAATAGCACTGCCAGCTAAGTTTGGCTTTTTAACTATTTTTGGAGATGGTCATAACTACATGAGCTGGATAAGTGCTTATGATTTGTCTCGAGCGGTTGAGTTCATAATAGCTAATAAATTAGCTGCTAAAGAAGTTTTTAACCTAACCGCACCAAATGCATGTCAGCATAAGCTATTAGTTGAGCTTCTAAGAAAATATTTAGCTAAAAAGTATATTATCAAAATACCTACATCTATAGTAAAGATTATGTTTAGTCAAATGGGAGAGGAGTTGTTATTATCAAGCCAAAACATCAAACCTATGAAACTAAAGTCTTTAGGGTTTGTTTTTGAAGATCTAGAAATCGAAAAAGCTATAGAGAGATATGTTTAG
- a CDS encoding cytochrome ubiquinol oxidase subunit I has translation MYWVEILSRVQFAFTVSFHILFPAFSIGLATFLMIFEALWLITNNDKYLSIVKFWTKIFALTFGMGVVSGIVMEFQLGANWAGFAQKVGPVLGSLFTYEVLTAFFIEAGALGIMIFGWNKINKYLHFAANFTIFIGVTLSAFWILSANSWMQTPDGVKYANGEFDVYSWYHVIFNPSVIPRFIHMLLASYLSTLVVILGVGCYYILKEKFHSFAKTCIRFSVVSILILSVSQLFVGDEVGLKVHEHQPLKTAAMEGIWDTQKGAPLVLFAYPSQSQEKNLFTIEIPKLASLINTHSLNGEMLGLKSVDKKDRPLVAIVFYSFRIMVGIGLLMILIGLVGSIMLFKQKIYKNKWFLNICTLSTPLGFVAIITGWFTAEFGRQPWIVYDILKTQYSVSDINFWQVFSSLASIITVYFIIFGYFYFKYLLKIIKNGPNTIGNERMPYSYFQSVEKNIKAEE, from the coding sequence ATGTACTGGGTCGAAATTCTATCAAGAGTACAATTTGCATTTACAGTTAGCTTCCATATTTTATTTCCTGCTTTTAGCATTGGTTTAGCAACTTTTTTAATGATTTTTGAAGCTTTGTGGCTGATTACAAATAATGACAAATACTTGTCTATAGTAAAATTCTGGACAAAAATATTTGCTCTGACCTTTGGTATGGGAGTTGTTTCAGGAATTGTTATGGAGTTTCAGCTAGGTGCCAACTGGGCAGGCTTTGCTCAAAAGGTTGGACCGGTATTGGGATCGCTATTTACCTATGAAGTTTTAACGGCCTTTTTTATTGAAGCTGGAGCTTTAGGTATAATGATTTTTGGATGGAACAAAATAAATAAATATCTCCACTTTGCAGCAAACTTTACAATTTTTATTGGAGTCACACTATCAGCATTTTGGATTTTATCTGCTAACTCATGGATGCAAACACCTGATGGAGTTAAGTACGCAAATGGAGAATTTGATGTTTATAGTTGGTACCATGTTATATTTAACCCATCAGTAATACCTAGATTTATACATATGCTTTTAGCATCATATTTAAGTACATTAGTGGTTATTCTAGGAGTTGGTTGTTATTATATATTAAAAGAAAAATTTCACTCATTTGCTAAAACTTGCATTAGATTTTCTGTGGTTTCAATTTTAATCCTTAGCGTAAGCCAACTCTTTGTGGGTGATGAGGTTGGTCTTAAAGTTCACGAACACCAACCACTAAAAACAGCTGCTATGGAAGGCATCTGGGATACTCAAAAAGGTGCGCCTCTTGTGTTATTTGCTTATCCAAGTCAATCTCAAGAGAAAAACCTATTCACTATAGAAATTCCTAAATTAGCATCACTAATAAATACTCATAGCTTAAATGGTGAAATGCTTGGATTAAAATCTGTAGATAAAAAAGACAGACCTTTAGTTGCTATTGTATTCTACAGTTTTAGAATAATGGTTGGTATAGGCTTACTTATGATTTTAATTGGTTTAGTTGGCTCTATTATGTTATTCAAGCAAAAAATATATAAAAATAAATGGTTCCTAAACATTTGTACCCTGTCAACTCCTCTTGGCTTTGTTGCTATCATTACGGGATGGTTTACAGCTGAATTTGGTAGACAACCTTGGATCGTTTATGACATTCTTAAAACACAATATTCTGTAAGTGATATTAACTTTTGGCAAGTTTTTAGCTCGTTAGCATCTATAATTACTGTTTATTTTATTATATTTGGATATTTCTATTTTAAGTACCTACTTAAGATAATTAAAAATGGACCAAATACCATTGGAAATGAACGTATGCCTTACTCATACTTCCAATCTGTTGAAAAAAATATTAAAGCTGAGGAGTAA
- a CDS encoding cytochrome d ubiquinol oxidase subunit II — protein sequence MDLGLIWLFIIAFGLLLYVVLDGFALGIAALFPFLSQKQRDIATSVLLPTWDGNQTWLVFSLACFYGMFPTAFAYIFPKIYLSATLLVVMLLFRGICFEFRLKSSTAGIKNWDYLFFISSLVAAFLQGYIVGDLIVGYPKNTIANGISFRIITGLTLMVGYMLLGATRLILKTEDELLAKAKFLAKRLAFCLIILMLLIGVTTPFYTSLPLDNIYKTPALITFFILTIIGFIFLLKNINSKYHALPYWITVAIFVFTYASMLTLIFPFIIPYKITYIESQASNTTLLFTLIPATIMIPLLLLYTSYAYYVFRGKTKEKLSY from the coding sequence ATGGATTTAGGATTAATTTGGTTATTTATAATCGCCTTTGGATTATTACTATACGTGGTCTTAGATGGTTTTGCATTAGGTATAGCAGCTCTTTTTCCTTTTTTATCACAAAAGCAAAGAGATATCGCTACAAGTGTATTACTGCCAACTTGGGATGGTAATCAAACTTGGCTAGTTTTTTCCTTAGCTTGCTTCTATGGTATGTTCCCTACTGCTTTTGCATATATCTTTCCAAAAATATATTTATCCGCAACCCTTCTAGTAGTAATGTTGCTTTTCAGAGGTATCTGCTTTGAATTTAGATTAAAATCTTCAACTGCAGGAATCAAAAACTGGGACTATTTATTTTTTATTTCATCTCTAGTCGCTGCGTTCCTACAAGGGTATATAGTAGGAGATCTTATTGTAGGTTATCCAAAAAATACTATCGCCAATGGTATAAGCTTTAGGATCATTACAGGCTTAACACTAATGGTAGGCTATATGCTCTTAGGTGCTACACGATTAATTTTAAAAACGGAAGATGAACTATTAGCAAAAGCAAAATTTCTAGCAAAAAGGCTAGCTTTTTGTTTAATTATTTTAATGTTACTAATAGGGGTAACAACCCCTTTTTATACTTCACTACCTTTGGATAACATTTATAAAACCCCTGCTTTAATAACTTTTTTTATACTAACAATTATTGGTTTTATTTTTCTATTGAAAAATATCAATAGCAAATATCATGCTCTACCTTATTGGATTACAGTTGCGATATTTGTATTTACCTATGCTAGTATGCTTACTCTTATCTTTCCTTTTATAATACCTTATAAAATAACTTATATAGAATCACAAGCTAGTAATACAACACTATTATTCACTTTAATACCTGCAACCATCATGATCCCTTTGTTACTTTTATATACTAGCTATGCTTATTATGTATTTAGAGGTAAAACCAAAGAAAAACTCAGCTATTAA
- a CDS encoding type IV pilus twitching motility protein PilT, giving the protein MMKKLLTLCVQKKASDLHLSSGCKAKYRIDGDLIDIESSPILNDKMVSQMLLEIMTEDQKNELIETYECDFSIDDKENDARFRVNAFFHNRGYGAVLRRLENTIPTLDQFGAPKVLKEVQAKRGGLILVTGPTGSGKSSTLAALVNEINHKEDAHILTIEDPVEFVHVSQRALINQREVKRDTKSFNSALKSALREDPDCILVGEMRDLETIRLALEAAETGHLVLGTLHTMSAIKTVDRVISVFPPAEQELVRNMLAESLQIVISQRLLKRKGGGRVAAYEVLISNTGIRNMIKENKLPQIYTALQTGTSKGMSTMEQNIENLLKAGTITSEEAAKYIIVR; this is encoded by the coding sequence ATGATGAAGAAACTCCTTACGCTCTGTGTACAAAAGAAAGCATCAGATTTGCATTTATCTTCTGGTTGTAAGGCTAAATACAGAATAGATGGTGATTTGATAGATATAGAGTCATCACCTATCCTTAATGACAAAATGGTTTCCCAGATGCTTTTAGAAATAATGACAGAGGATCAAAAAAATGAGTTAATAGAAACATACGAATGCGATTTTTCAATAGATGATAAAGAAAATGATGCTAGATTTAGAGTAAACGCTTTTTTTCATAATCGTGGTTATGGAGCAGTTTTACGTCGCTTAGAAAATACTATTCCTACACTTGACCAATTTGGAGCTCCAAAAGTGCTTAAAGAAGTTCAAGCAAAAAGAGGTGGCTTGATCTTAGTGACTGGACCTACTGGTTCTGGTAAAAGTAGTACATTAGCCGCATTAGTAAATGAAATAAATCACAAAGAAGACGCTCATATTCTGACTATTGAAGACCCAGTAGAATTTGTACATGTTAGTCAAAGAGCATTAATAAACCAACGTGAAGTAAAAAGAGATACGAAAAGCTTTAACTCTGCTTTAAAATCAGCTCTTAGAGAAGATCCTGATTGTATACTTGTGGGTGAGATGCGAGATCTAGAAACTATTCGTCTAGCTTTAGAAGCAGCAGAAACAGGGCATTTGGTTTTAGGTACTTTACATACTATGTCTGCAATAAAAACGGTAGATAGAGTTATATCAGTATTCCCACCAGCTGAGCAAGAGCTTGTTAGAAATATGTTGGCAGAATCTTTACAGATAGTTATTTCTCAAAGATTACTTAAACGTAAAGGTGGTGGTCGTGTAGCAGCTTATGAAGTTCTTATCTCGAATACAGGTATTAGAAATATGATCAAAGAAAATAAGCTTCCTCAGATCTACACAGCTCTACAGACTGGTACATCTAAGGGCATGTCGACTATGGAGCAGAATATTGAGAATCTCCTTAAAGCTGGAACAATTACATCAGAAGAAGCAGCTAAGTATATAATTGTAAGGTAA
- the acnA gene encoding aconitate hydratase AcnA: MSDIKNITKLQIEDKGKKYSLYSLKKLGQELGKDISRLPYSIRVLLENQLRNIDGYKVKEYDLHKVLDWAAKAESRPEIPHMPARVVMQDFTGVPAVVDLAAMRKAIKDAGGDADKINPLVDTAMVIDHSVQVDFYGTKTALAQNVAKEFERNGERYSLLKWAQTAFNDFVVVPPGMGIIHQVNLEYLAKGALIKNFDGENIIYPDTLVGTDSHTTMINGIGVVGWGVGGIEAEAVMLGQPYYMVLPDVVGVKFTGKLKTGVTATDLVLKVTEVLRKHGVVGKFVEYYGEGLESLSLPDRATIANMAPEYGATIGFFPVDEVTLDFFNNTNRSELVDAARQMYREQLLFRENPIEEPEYSSIVEINLSDVESNLAGPKRPQDRVAFHDMKKAFEEALVHEQGLHGFGLTEEKLQKSAEVKGLGETITHGSLVIAAITSCTNTSNPSLLLGAGLLAKKANEKGLKVKPFVKTSLAPGSQVVTQYLEKAGLLSELENLGFNLVGYGCTTCIGNSGPLDEPVIDAINEADLVVASVSSGNRNFEGRINPHVKANYLASPIHVVAYALAGTVDFDPVEDPIGQDNDGNDVFLADIWPATEEIASIQADVVNSDMFKKAYATVLDGTKDWQELQVPTGKLYEFDKSSTYIQCPNFFEKFAEGNDDLDIKGARTLLMLGDSVTTDHISPAGNIPEGYPAGQYLKSHGVDKKDFNSYGSRRGNHEVMVRGTFANIRIRNLLLDGVEGGFTKYHLDGSQQYVFDAAMKYKEKGIPLVILAGKEYGTGSSRDWAAKGTFLLGVKVVIAESYERIHRSNLVGMGVLPLEYVDGQNAKTLGLDGREMFNIKNLNDIKPRQRIVVEAVHPTTAHTTTFEALARLDADVDVDYLKNGGILQTVLKDIMVKDLGNSDSSCESDSSCIFAKFAYFLKKIFK, translated from the coding sequence ATGTCTGATATTAAAAATATCACTAAGCTACAAATAGAGGATAAAGGCAAAAAATATTCGCTATATAGCTTAAAGAAACTTGGTCAAGAGTTAGGCAAAGATATCTCTCGTCTTCCTTACTCAATCAGAGTGTTACTTGAAAACCAGCTAAGGAATATAGATGGTTATAAAGTAAAAGAATATGACCTGCATAAGGTTTTAGATTGGGCAGCAAAAGCAGAGTCTAGACCAGAGATTCCCCATATGCCAGCTAGAGTAGTTATGCAAGATTTTACAGGTGTTCCAGCAGTAGTAGATTTAGCTGCGATGAGAAAAGCTATTAAAGACGCAGGTGGTGATGCTGATAAAATTAATCCTCTTGTGGATACGGCAATGGTTATTGACCATTCAGTGCAAGTAGACTTTTATGGTACAAAGACAGCTTTAGCACAAAACGTAGCTAAAGAATTTGAAAGAAATGGTGAAAGATATAGTTTACTTAAGTGGGCACAAACAGCTTTTAATGATTTCGTTGTGGTCCCCCCTGGAATGGGTATTATTCACCAAGTTAACTTAGAGTATCTTGCAAAAGGTGCGTTGATTAAAAATTTTGATGGTGAAAATATAATTTATCCTGATACGTTGGTTGGTACAGACTCACATACTACTATGATCAACGGTATTGGTGTAGTAGGTTGGGGTGTTGGTGGTATCGAGGCTGAAGCTGTTATGCTTGGTCAGCCATACTATATGGTACTACCGGATGTTGTAGGTGTTAAATTCACTGGTAAGTTAAAGACAGGTGTTACTGCTACTGATTTAGTACTTAAGGTTACTGAGGTACTTAGAAAACATGGTGTAGTAGGTAAATTTGTAGAATACTATGGTGAAGGTTTAGAAAGTTTATCTCTACCAGATAGAGCTACGATTGCAAATATGGCTCCAGAATATGGTGCTACTATAGGGTTTTTCCCAGTTGATGAAGTAACTCTAGACTTCTTTAATAACACTAACCGTAGTGAGCTTGTTGATGCAGCTCGCCAAATGTATAGAGAACAACTTTTATTTAGAGAAAACCCTATTGAGGAGCCTGAGTATTCTAGTATAGTTGAAATCAACTTATCAGATGTAGAATCTAATCTAGCAGGTCCTAAGAGACCACAGGATAGAGTAGCTTTCCACGATATGAAAAAAGCTTTTGAAGAAGCTTTGGTTCATGAACAAGGTTTACATGGTTTTGGTTTAACTGAAGAAAAATTACAAAAATCAGCTGAAGTAAAAGGCTTAGGTGAGACTATAACTCATGGTTCACTTGTTATAGCAGCTATTACTTCTTGTACAAATACCTCTAACCCATCATTGCTTTTAGGTGCGGGCCTATTGGCTAAAAAAGCAAATGAAAAAGGTCTAAAAGTTAAACCATTTGTAAAAACATCATTAGCTCCTGGGTCTCAAGTGGTTACTCAATATCTTGAGAAAGCTGGCTTGTTATCAGAGCTTGAGAATTTAGGTTTTAACCTTGTAGGTTATGGTTGTACAACTTGTATTGGTAACTCAGGACCATTAGATGAACCTGTTATTGATGCCATAAATGAAGCGGATCTAGTAGTTGCCTCTGTAAGTTCAGGTAATCGTAATTTTGAGGGTCGTATAAACCCACATGTTAAAGCTAATTATTTGGCATCGCCTATACATGTAGTTGCATATGCTTTAGCAGGTACAGTTGATTTTGATCCGGTTGAAGATCCTATAGGTCAAGATAATGATGGTAATGATGTGTTTTTAGCTGATATTTGGCCCGCTACAGAAGAGATTGCATCTATACAAGCGGATGTGGTTAACTCTGATATGTTTAAAAAAGCTTATGCAACGGTACTTGATGGTACAAAAGATTGGCAAGAGCTACAGGTTCCTACAGGCAAGCTATATGAGTTTGATAAATCATCTACTTATATTCAATGTCCTAATTTCTTTGAGAAGTTTGCCGAAGGTAACGATGATTTAGATATTAAAGGTGCTAGAACACTACTAATGTTAGGTGATTCTGTAACTACAGACCATATATCACCAGCAGGCAACATACCAGAAGGTTATCCGGCAGGTCAATATTTGAAATCACACGGAGTAGATAAAAAAGACTTTAACTCTTATGGTTCTCGTCGTGGTAATCATGAAGTTATGGTCAGAGGTACTTTTGCTAATATTCGTATCCGTAACTTATTGCTAGATGGTGTAGAGGGTGGCTTTACTAAGTATCACTTAGATGGTTCGCAACAGTATGTATTTGATGCTGCCATGAAATACAAAGAAAAAGGTATACCACTAGTAATATTGGCTGGAAAAGAGTATGGTACTGGTTCATCTCGTGACTGGGCTGCTAAGGGTACTTTTCTATTGGGAGTAAAAGTAGTTATAGCAGAGAGTTACGAGAGAATTCACCGTTCAAACTTAGTTGGTATGGGTGTTTTACCACTTGAATATGTAGATGGTCAAAATGCTAAAACTTTAGGCTTAGATGGTAGGGAGATGTTTAATATTAAAAACTTAAATGATATTAAACCACGTCAAAGGATTGTAGTAGAAGCTGTACATCCAACTACTGCTCATACAACAACGTTTGAGGCATTAGCTAGACTAGATGCTGATGTTGACGTTGATTATCTAAAAAACGGTGGGATTTTGCAGACAGTACTTAAAGATATAATGGTTAAGGATTTAGGAAACTCTGATAGTTCTTGTGAGTCAGACTCAAGCTGTATTTTTGCAAAATTTGCTTATTTTCTTAAAAAAATATTCAAGTAG